One segment of Pseudodesulfovibrio sp. 5S69 DNA contains the following:
- a CDS encoding nucleotide kinase domain-containing protein: MKQLSLLNTGKLFVFEGPDGVGKTTLCQEFSDHLSSKGITNQILSFPGQKKGSLGKIIYDIHHSRLDVLTDDIHPTSLQILHLAAHIDQIEQQIKPLLDMGTSVVLDRYWWSLYAYGQLNTVPDDILESIIQIEKQFWGELKPEAIFYIQRKEAFKLSKESQQLNTRYENLILEHPDSNIHIVINDSTLDVTIQTLSKISSKSTENTIPSRINHITNKQANHPSKLAKLLKPTIVYDTYWKFAVERQNIFFLRQKQERSPWTSDPILTTYKFTNAYRASDRVSQYLIKEVIYKGSQDINELFFRILLFKIFNKIETWELLRSEFKDIVYSDYSFNRYDKILTNAISSGTRIYSAAYIMPSGGKSSPHNKKHRMHLDLIHKMISEELPTRIAEARSMRAAFELMKEYPSIGDFLAYQYVTDINYSRLTDFSEKDFVVPGPGAKSGIKKCFQATGGLTEAEIIKLVTEEQENEFERLGLKFKDLWGRPLQFIDCQNLFCETDKYSRVAHPEIQGQANRTRIKQKFTSSPKKIEYWYPPKWGINDRIKKN; encoded by the coding sequence ATGAAACAACTTTCACTACTTAATACTGGCAAACTATTTGTCTTTGAAGGCCCTGATGGTGTAGGGAAAACAACTTTGTGCCAAGAGTTCTCTGACCATCTCAGCTCAAAAGGTATAACCAATCAAATCTTATCATTCCCAGGACAAAAAAAAGGAAGCCTTGGGAAAATCATATATGACATCCACCACTCAAGACTGGATGTATTAACCGACGACATCCATCCAACGAGCCTGCAGATATTACATCTTGCAGCCCATATTGATCAGATTGAGCAGCAAATAAAACCATTGTTGGACATGGGGACATCAGTTGTTTTGGATCGATACTGGTGGTCTCTGTACGCATACGGCCAGCTCAACACTGTTCCAGACGACATTTTAGAATCCATAATTCAAATAGAGAAGCAATTCTGGGGAGAGTTAAAGCCAGAAGCAATTTTTTACATACAAAGAAAAGAAGCATTTAAGCTGTCAAAAGAATCTCAACAACTAAATACAAGATACGAGAACTTAATACTCGAACACCCTGACAGCAATATCCACATTGTCATAAATGACAGCACATTAGATGTAACGATACAAACATTGAGCAAGATAAGCTCTAAATCAACTGAGAATACAATCCCTAGTAGAATCAACCACATTACCAACAAGCAGGCGAATCACCCATCAAAGCTCGCGAAGCTACTAAAGCCAACTATTGTTTATGACACCTATTGGAAGTTTGCAGTAGAACGGCAGAACATCTTTTTCTTGCGACAGAAACAAGAGCGATCACCCTGGACAAGTGACCCAATTCTTACGACTTACAAATTCACAAATGCTTACAGAGCTTCGGACCGCGTAAGCCAATATCTAATAAAAGAAGTCATATACAAGGGAAGTCAGGATATTAATGAATTGTTCTTTAGAATACTGCTTTTCAAAATATTCAATAAAATTGAAACGTGGGAACTACTCAGGTCAGAGTTTAAGGACATTGTTTATTCTGACTATTCTTTCAATCGGTATGACAAAATCCTCACTAATGCGATTTCATCCGGCACCCGCATATATTCTGCAGCTTATATAATGCCCTCTGGAGGAAAAAGCTCACCACATAATAAGAAACATCGGATGCACTTGGATCTGATACATAAAATGATTAGTGAAGAGCTACCAACGAGAATAGCAGAAGCAAGGTCAATGCGAGCTGCATTCGAACTAATGAAAGAATACCCATCAATTGGAGACTTCCTAGCCTACCAATACGTGACAGACATCAACTACAGCAGACTTACTGATTTCAGTGAAAAGGATTTCGTTGTCCCAGGGCCAGGAGCCAAAAGCGGAATAAAAAAGTGTTTTCAAGCGACAGGTGGATTGACCGAGGCTGAAATAATCAAGCTTGTAACAGAAGAACAGGAAAATGAATTTGAAAGACTTGGACTTAAGTTTAAAGACCTGTGGGGTAGACCGCTTCAATTCATTGACTGCCAGAACCTCTTTTGTGAAACAGACAAATACTCTAGAGTCGCACATCCAGAGATACAGGGCCAAGCAAATAGAACGAGAATCAAACAGAAATTCACTTCTTCACCGAAGAAGATTGAATACTGGTACCCGCCTAAATGGGGGATAAATGACCGCATTAAAAAGAATTGA
- a CDS encoding thymidylate synthase yields MTALKRIDTPVKLFHGTGADNVWLEAMRYFDEVHSSTKQDSRLGATREILHANFNITDPKQRWVLSRQPAISPAFAIAEIIWILSGQNDSKFLNFWNPALPKFMGKGPTYHGAYGYRIRNQFAFDQLERAYHALKGNPDSRQVVIQIWNSERDFPSNNGSPVSEDIPCNICSMPKIRDGKLEWLQIMRSNDLYRGTPYNVVQFTTIQEVLAGWLGLETGAYHQISDSLHIYCSDLNELSYSESKLPSNNDSLALPKQEFDKTLRRMDRMLRDLAGDNLTPALYKSICTAIDLPHSYKNLFWICAADAARRHQWFEEMDWAADQCDNNLLVYAWDNWKNRWISS; encoded by the coding sequence ATGACCGCATTAAAAAGAATTGATACACCAGTTAAGCTATTTCATGGAACCGGTGCCGACAATGTTTGGCTTGAGGCTATGCGTTACTTTGATGAAGTTCACTCTTCGACCAAGCAGGATAGTCGACTTGGTGCAACTCGCGAAATACTCCATGCAAATTTTAACATCACAGATCCCAAACAACGCTGGGTGCTATCTCGTCAACCAGCTATTAGCCCTGCTTTTGCAATCGCTGAGATCATATGGATACTGTCTGGTCAAAATGACTCAAAATTCCTTAACTTCTGGAATCCAGCATTGCCCAAATTTATGGGAAAAGGGCCAACATACCACGGTGCGTACGGTTACCGAATAAGGAATCAGTTTGCCTTTGACCAGTTGGAGCGGGCCTATCATGCTTTAAAGGGCAACCCCGATTCACGACAAGTCGTGATCCAGATTTGGAATTCTGAAAGAGACTTCCCATCTAATAACGGTTCTCCGGTTTCTGAAGACATTCCGTGTAACATATGCTCTATGCCTAAAATTCGCGATGGAAAGTTAGAATGGTTGCAAATCATGAGGAGCAACGATTTATACAGAGGTACACCATACAACGTAGTTCAATTTACTACCATTCAAGAAGTATTGGCGGGCTGGTTGGGGCTTGAAACTGGGGCCTACCACCAAATCAGTGATAGTCTTCACATATATTGTTCTGATCTTAATGAATTGAGCTATTCTGAGTCCAAGCTGCCATCTAACAATGATTCGTTAGCACTACCCAAACAAGAGTTCGACAAGACCCTCCGCCGAATGGATCGAATGCTCAGAGACCTTGCAGGAGACAACTTGACCCCTGCTTTATATAAAAGCATCTGCACAGCAATAGACCTGCCGCACTCATATAAAAATTTATTTTGGATCTGTGCAGCAGATGCAGCCCGCAGGCATCAATGGTTTGAGGAAATGGATTGGGCTGCTGACCAATGCGACAATAACCTTTTAGTTTACGCTTGGGACAACTGGAAAAATCGATGGATCAGTTCCTAG
- a CDS encoding acyl carrier protein, which yields MPQQSIREIIVKCLKDVAELDAESKPVSISDNMCPFKSLGLCSEDGMLVTLEVEAQLGQDFGDENLFVDGKGKNGKRRTVGQMVKHVEELIKKAEGSNG from the coding sequence ATGCCCCAACAGTCGATAAGAGAAATTATCGTCAAATGCCTTAAAGACGTCGCTGAACTAGACGCCGAAAGCAAGCCTGTCAGCATTAGCGACAACATGTGTCCATTTAAAAGCTTAGGTCTCTGTAGCGAAGATGGGATGCTCGTAACTCTCGAGGTTGAGGCACAGTTGGGCCAAGACTTCGGAGACGAAAACCTGTTTGTTGACGGCAAAGGGAAGAATGGGAAACGCAGAACTGTTGGCCAAATGGTAAAACATGTCGAAGAGCTTATAAAAAAAGCTGAGGGGAGTAATGGCTAA
- a CDS encoding helix-turn-helix domain-containing protein, translating into MANQDMKTVISNRLRAAREQAGLSQGQVAVLMNKQRPTISEIEAGRRNVTAEELAHLADIYGVSVNWLLNKADAQDNPSIHLAARELAKLKKEDLDKVLNLLSTLRDVNGES; encoded by the coding sequence ATGGCTAACCAAGATATGAAAACGGTTATTTCAAATCGTCTTCGTGCTGCGAGAGAGCAGGCAGGATTGTCTCAAGGACAAGTTGCAGTGCTCATGAATAAGCAAAGGCCAACAATAAGTGAAATTGAAGCCGGTCGAAGAAACGTGACTGCAGAAGAGCTGGCTCATTTGGCAGATATTTATGGAGTAAGTGTAAACTGGCTGCTTAATAAAGCAGACGCCCAGGACAACCCTTCCATTCATTTGGCGGCACGCGAATTAGCAAAGCTAAAGAAAGAAGATCTAGACAAAGTTCTCAATCTCCTAAGCACATTACGAGACGTTAACGGAGAATCTTGA
- a CDS encoding ImmA/IrrE family metallo-endopeptidase — translation MFDRTTLGRRALKGAMLLRKKLTIPQDAPICIYDFAEAHEVLVWFTGGSSFGGMYSKEKNTILVPALRNSPRQVFTAAHELGHWFFNHGTKADDLHTIGCAEADSEDELLVNLFAGHLLMPIHCLKNEFGRRHITIQVCTPIEIYRVASQLGVGYQTLVNQLYYTFEMINQDHFKALSKATPKSIRSEVLPNKIATDHLIYADAQWDNSIAIDLQVGDCAYVPCQLDKHDKNFSILSHNQHGCLIQASNQGISIIDSENGWTNSLRVSRKEFSGRSIHRHFGDPDD, via the coding sequence ATGTTTGATCGTACCACACTTGGCAGACGGGCATTAAAAGGGGCCATGCTTCTTCGAAAAAAACTTACAATTCCCCAAGATGCCCCCATATGCATATATGATTTTGCTGAAGCACATGAAGTGCTGGTTTGGTTCACAGGCGGGTCTAGTTTTGGTGGGATGTATTCTAAAGAAAAGAATACAATCCTTGTCCCAGCTCTTCGCAACTCTCCAAGGCAGGTGTTCACAGCCGCGCACGAACTTGGCCACTGGTTCTTTAATCACGGCACCAAAGCAGATGATCTCCACACGATTGGCTGCGCAGAAGCAGATTCTGAAGATGAGCTTTTGGTCAACCTTTTTGCTGGACACCTTCTTATGCCGATCCACTGCCTGAAAAATGAGTTTGGCAGGCGCCATATTACAATTCAAGTCTGTACTCCGATAGAGATATATCGAGTGGCCTCCCAGCTGGGGGTTGGCTACCAAACACTCGTCAACCAACTTTACTACACTTTCGAGATGATCAATCAGGACCATTTCAAAGCCCTGTCAAAAGCAACGCCTAAGAGCATCCGTTCAGAGGTACTGCCGAATAAGATCGCCACCGACCACCTGATTTATGCTGATGCCCAATGGGACAATTCAATAGCCATCGATTTACAAGTGGGAGATTGCGCATACGTCCCATGCCAGCTGGACAAACACGACAAGAATTTCAGTATACTCTCCCACAATCAGCATGGGTGCCTGATACAGGCTTCAAATCAAGGAATATCAATTATCGATTCTGAAAACGGCTGGACCAATTCCCTCAGGGTTAGCCGCAAAGAATTCTCTGGACGTAGCATACACAGACACTTTGGAGACCCTGATGACTAA
- a CDS encoding tetratricopeptide repeat-containing protein encodes MFGTDRQFMNWDLYSVGYPSALTPDIPFWKKEPPISLIAKSLLTQTNLGPLSEYQAIAIVAHSMGGLVAQAACIESKEFAERVSHLVHYGTPSLGLRKAKALGFYKAQIADMKAGGKFIETLRGKWDLITTHGLPFSFLSVAGNQDDFVPSASSLSPFLEEHQAVISGNHVDIVRPVSQTCAGVCLLKNFLESGHYKAGPIDSAALAVERKDFQAAINTYEMHIDELDEKSLGTYALALASLGKAETAIELLQNNLEKGTDIQGILGGRLKRRWLAEGKSGDAEQARELYTEAFRQAESKGDHSQCHYHAINVAFMVLASARDYTEMEKWAKVAMDHANKATRDKWAEATVAEAHLYLGDIETAKKKYKIIFTLGNFSPRELASIALQSLHISEHINSTDFTDFINSL; translated from the coding sequence ATGTTCGGCACAGATCGCCAGTTTATGAACTGGGATTTATACTCTGTGGGCTATCCAAGCGCTTTGACGCCGGACATCCCTTTTTGGAAGAAAGAACCACCCATTTCTTTGATCGCAAAATCTCTTTTGACCCAAACGAACCTCGGGCCCTTAAGCGAGTATCAAGCTATCGCAATCGTGGCGCACAGCATGGGAGGACTCGTGGCTCAAGCTGCTTGCATAGAGTCCAAAGAGTTTGCCGAAAGAGTTTCTCATCTCGTGCATTATGGGACACCTAGCCTCGGCCTAAGAAAGGCCAAAGCACTAGGTTTCTACAAAGCCCAAATTGCAGACATGAAAGCTGGAGGGAAATTCATTGAAACGCTAAGAGGCAAGTGGGATCTCATCACCACCCACGGACTTCCTTTCTCCTTTCTTTCTGTGGCAGGCAACCAAGACGATTTTGTCCCATCAGCCAGCTCTCTCTCACCCTTCCTAGAGGAACACCAGGCAGTCATTTCCGGTAATCACGTTGATATCGTCCGCCCAGTGTCACAAACGTGTGCCGGGGTGTGTTTGCTCAAAAATTTTTTGGAGTCAGGGCACTATAAAGCTGGCCCAATTGATAGTGCTGCGCTTGCGGTTGAACGGAAGGACTTTCAAGCTGCGATAAACACCTATGAAATGCATATTGATGAACTTGATGAGAAAAGCCTTGGTACTTATGCTCTGGCTTTAGCAAGTCTTGGAAAAGCTGAAACGGCCATTGAGCTACTTCAAAACAATCTTGAGAAAGGTACTGACATACAAGGAATTCTTGGGGGCCGCCTAAAACGCCGCTGGCTAGCTGAGGGTAAGTCTGGTGATGCCGAACAGGCTAGGGAGCTCTATACGGAGGCTTTTCGCCAAGCAGAGAGCAAAGGCGATCATTCCCAATGTCACTATCATGCAATCAACGTAGCTTTTATGGTCTTAGCTTCTGCCAGGGACTACACTGAAATGGAGAAGTGGGCCAAAGTAGCAATGGATCATGCGAATAAAGCCACACGCGACAAATGGGCTGAAGCAACAGTAGCTGAGGCACATTTGTATCTTGGAGACATCGAAACTGCCAAAAAAAAATATAAAATCATATTTACACTGGGCAACTTTTCTCCAAGAGAACTCGCGTCCATCGCGTTACAATCATTACATATCTCCGAACATATCAATTCAACAGACTTCACAGATTTTATCAACTCGCTCTAG
- a CDS encoding TIR domain-containing protein: MKEKKVFISHHGKDDEHIGKLKDLLGDKGYTLKNSSIDSTKPNDAKNTDYIKSMLRPRINWAGAMIVLIGPGTAKRDFVNWEIEQAAKADKNIFGVYIRGGTDSDIPPALNKYGCGAFGWMSDKIIDALNGKSPGWEKADGSPRDSYYKASGVDC; this comes from the coding sequence ATGAAAGAAAAGAAGGTATTCATCAGCCACCATGGAAAGGATGACGAACACATAGGCAAGTTGAAAGATTTGCTTGGAGACAAAGGCTATACGCTTAAGAATAGCTCCATTGACAGCACAAAGCCCAACGATGCGAAAAACACCGATTACATTAAGTCTATGTTGAGGCCGCGAATTAACTGGGCTGGAGCAATGATAGTTCTTATTGGACCAGGAACTGCTAAACGGGACTTTGTTAACTGGGAAATTGAGCAGGCAGCAAAAGCGGACAAGAATATTTTTGGTGTTTACATCCGCGGTGGAACCGACTCAGACATCCCTCCTGCGTTGAATAAATATGGTTGCGGCGCATTTGGCTGGATGTCTGACAAAATCATTGATGCTCTTAATGGGAAAAGTCCTGGTTGGGAGAAAGCTGATGGGAGTCCAAGAGACAGCTACTATAAGGCTTCAGGGGTAGATTGCTAA